A window of the Henckelia pumila isolate YLH828 chromosome 3, ASM3356847v2, whole genome shotgun sequence genome harbors these coding sequences:
- the LOC140892868 gene encoding uncharacterized protein, with amino-acid sequence MDPLYHVAGYTDPEFRWNQNGYIRNEHPHPHPQDLHEAIQREIEKERIREEIITFEIVKRRVLEAEVRLELMMEREMAMRQTGSGFPFGSSPLMGPESPMRPSLLVPKAGWSAEERLGMTLEDKEKLKRIENGRLETLPFQRGAADLRISEIKNASKGNKEKERILLLTKPDENVSGSKVNDVTPPEAVNIELLADVIANKISKEKWSCALCRIMATSEKDLNEHVLGRKHKSKVAALRAQKTGKNYSIGLFTKKPTKSIHVKEKGVKLKALSLSAHKVGKAATSKKYDLPLSEKNPKSEHLKKTQAEVIRKVRKKENDPRKKGCKFSEVLNAHKSGNIELPAVVSANKKSKEEWRCALCQVIATSENDLNEHVLGKKHKSKVAALRAQGTGQNCSMGLSPKKPTKSIHVEEKRGKTTSKKDDLPFSGNPKSEHLKKTQAEVIKKVEKNENDPRKKDCKSSKVINAHKLGNVELPADVIANKKSKEEWRCALCQLSAPCEKALNEHMLGKKHKSKEAALGSP; translated from the exons ATGGATCCTCTATATCATGTGG CTGGGTACACGGACCCAGAATTTAGGTGGAATCAGAATGGATACATACGAAACGAGCATCCCCACCCTCATCCTCAAGACTTGCACGAGGCGATTCAAAGGGAAATCGAAAAGGAGAGAATTAGGGAGGAAATAATCACGTTTGAGATTGTGAAAAGACGTGTTCTAGAAGCAGAGGTGAGGCTGGAGTTGATGATGGAGAGGGAAATGGCTATGAGGCAAACCGGCTCTGGGTTTCCTTTTGGTTCATCACCACTGATGGGGCCAGAATCACCAATGAGGCCTTCACTTTTGGTGCCAAAAGCAGGATGGTCTGCAGAGGAAAGACTTGGAATGACACTTGAGGATAAGGAGAAGCTGAAAAGGATTGAGAACGGAAGATTGGAGACTTTGCCATTTCAGAGGGGTGCTGCTGACTTGAGGATTTCAGAGATTAAGAATGCATCGAAGGgtaacaaagaaaaagaaagaattcTTTTGCTG ACAAAGCCAGATGAAAATGTATCTGGATCGAAGGTGAATGATGTAACCCCCCCTGAAGCAGTTAATATTGAGCTTCTTGCTGATGTTATTGCAAATAAGATATCCAAGGAGAAGTGGAGCTGTGCGCTTTGCCGAATTATGGCCACCAGTGAAAAGGATCTAAATGAACATGTTCTTGGAAGGAAACATAAGTCGAAAGTCGCTGCATTGAGAGCTCAGAAGACTGGAAAAAACTATAGCATCGGACTTTTTACCAAGAAGCCTACCAAGTCAATTCACGTGAAAGAGAAGGGAGTGAAACTTAAAGCACTATCTTTGTCTGCTCATAAGGTGGGGAAGGCTGCAACATCAAAGAAATATGATTTGCCATTGTCGGAAAAAAACCCAAAATCAGAACATTTGAAGAAAACTCAAGCAGAAGTGATTCGAAAAGTACGGAAGAAGGAGAATGATCCGAGGAAGAAGGGTTGTAAGTTCAGCGAAGTCCTGAACGCTCATAAATCGGGGAATATTGAGCTTCCTGCTGTTGTTAGTGCAAATAAGAAATCTAAGGAGGAGTGGAGGTGTGCACTTTGCCAAGTTATTGCCACCAGCGAAAACGATCTAAACGAACATGTTCTCGGAAAGAAACACAAGTCAAAAGTGGCTGCATTAAGAGCTCAGGGGACTGGACAAAACTGTAGCATGGGACTTTCTCCCAAGAAACCTACCAAGTCAATTCACGTGGAAGAGAAGAGGGGGAAGACAACATCAAAGAAAGATGATTTGCCATTTTCGGGAAACCCAAAATCAGAACATTTGAAGAAAACTCAAGCAGAAGTGATTAAAAAAGTAGAGAAGAATGAGAATGATCCGAGGAAGAAGGATTGTAAGTCAAGCAAAGTCATCAACGCTCATAAATTGGGGAATGTTGAGCTTCCTGCTGATGTTATTGCAAACAAGAAATCTAAGGAGGAGTGGAGGTGTGCCCTTTGTCAACTTAGTGCCCCCTGCGAAAAAGCTCTAAATGAACATATGCTTGGAAAGAAACACAAGTCGAAAGAGGCTGCGTTGGGAAGCCCATAG